The genomic DNA AGACGGCTTTTTTACGCTGAACACGTTTCAGGTGTTTGACGTACGGATGGATTTAGCATACAAGGGGTACCGATTTTGAGCGTCAGTGGCGAGCCCATCCCTGAAGTGGGCATGCCCGTAGCCCGGTGATCTTTACTGTTGCCAAACCCGCCGGAGTATTGAGATAATTTTTAGTCTGACTCTCGCACTATCGCATATGAGGTTTCAGTTCATGTCCCACTGCGCAGGATGTAAGCGACGTGGGTTTACCATTAACGAATAGTCTTAGTAGTACCGAAAAAATGGCAGAGAAACGCAATATCTTTCTGGTTGGGCCTATGGGTGCCGGCAAAAGCACTATTGGGCGCCAGTTAGCTCAACAACTCAACATGGAATTTTACGATTCTGATCAAGAGATTGAGAAACGCACTGGTGCAGATGTAGGCTGGGTCTTCGATGTAGAAGGCGAAGAAGGTTTCCGCGATCGTGAAGAAAAGATCATCAACGAACTCACGGAAAAACAGGGTATTGTGCTGGCCACTGGCGGCGGCTCTGTAAAATCCCGCGAAACCCGTAATCGTCTCTCCGCACGTGGTGTGGTCGTCTACCTGGAAACCACTATCGAAAAGCAACTGGCGCGCACACAGCGCGACAAAAAACGTCCTCTGTTGCAGGTGGAAACGCCGCCGCGCGAGGTGCTTGAAGCGCTGGCCGACGAACGTAATCCGCTGTACGAAGAGATTGCCGACGTGACGATCCGTACTGACGATCAAAGCGCGAAAGTCGTGGCAAACCAGATCGTCCATATGCTGGAAAGCAACTGATTCTGGCAACAGAAATACGCCAGCGAAAAACAAGCAAATAAGGTGGATGCGCGTTATGGAGAGGCTCACTGTCACGCTCGGGGAACGCAGTTACCCGATCACCATCGCGGCTGGTTTGTTCGACGAATCAGCATCGTTCTTGCCACTGAAATCAGGCGACCAGGTGATGCTGGTCACCAATGAAACCCTGGCGCCGCTGTATCTGAATACGCTCCGCTCTGTGCTTGAAAAGGCGGGCGTGAAGGTCGACAGCGTTATCCTTCCTGATGGCGAGCAATACAAAAGCCTGACCGTCCTGGATCAGGTCTTTACCGCTCTCCTGCAAAAACCTCATGGCCGTGACACCACGCTGGTGGCGTTGGGCGGCGGTGTGGTGGGCGATCTGACCGGTTTTGCCGCGGCCAGCTATCAACGTGGCGTGCGTTTCATTCAGGTGCCGACGACGCTGCTGTCGCAGGTTGATTCCTCCGTGGGCGGCAAAACGGCCGTAAACCATCCGCTCGGCAAGAATATGATTGGCGCTTTCTGGCAACCCGCCTCCGTGGTGGTGGATCTGAACTGCCTGAAAACCCTGCCGACGCGTGAACTTTCTTCTGGTCTTGCTGAAGTCATTAAGTACGGCATCATTCTTGATGGCGACTTTTTTAGCTGGCTGGAACAGAATATTGATGCGCTGATGGCGCTGGATGAAAAAGCAATGGCGTACTGTATTCGCCGTTGTTGTGAGCTGAAAGCCGAAGTTGTTGCAGCAGACGAGCGCGAAACCGGCTTACGTGCTTTACTGAATCTTGGGCATACGTTTGGTCACGCCATTGAAGCCGAAATGGGGTATGGCAACTGGCTGCATGGCGAGGCCGTGGCTGCCGGGATGGTAATGGCAGCGCATGCTTCCGAGCGTCTTGGGCAGTTTAATGCTCAGGATACGCAGCGTATCATTGCGTTGCTCAGGCGGGCAGGGCTTCCGGTAACGGGGCCGCGGGAGATGTCTGCACAGGCGTATTTGCCTCACATGATGCGCGATAAGAAAGTACTGGCTGGTGAGCTGCGTTTAGTGCTGCCGCTGGCAATAGGGAAAAGTGAAGTACGCGGCGGAGTGTCGCACCAGGTAGTTCTGGACGCAATTGCTGATACTCAGCAGGAGCTCAAATAAAAAAGTCAGTTTCAGGTGATGTGCAACCGTCTCAGGCACACGCCTTTTAGTGGGGTGTTAAATGGATGAATTCAAACCAGAAGACGAGCTGAAGCCCGATCCCAGCGATCGTCGTGCTGGTCGTTCTCGTCAGTCTTCCGATCGCGATAATGAGCCACAGATCAACTTTGATGATGTGGACTTTGATACGGACGATCGTCGTCCGACGCACGCCCGCCGGGCGCGTGAAGAGGAAGAAGAGTATTACGAATCTGACGACGAATATGAAGAGCAGGACGCTTCGGTTGAGCGCCGCCCACGTAAACGTAAAAAAGCCGCTGCCAGTAAACCGGCGTCTCGCCAGTACATCATGATGGGGCTGGGGATCCTGGTTCTGCTGTTGCTGATTATCGGCATCGGCTCTGCGCTGCAGGCGCCATCCACGCCTTCTTCAAACGAACAAACCGCATCTACCGAACGCAGCATTGATCTTTCCGGTAGCACGGCGACCGATCAAGCGAACGGCGCCCAACCAGCGCCGGGCGACACCGCTGGCGGCCAGACGGCAAACAATGCGCCGCAGGACGTCTCCGTGCCGCCTATTTCCTCTACGCCGACGCAAGGCCAGGTCAACACGGCACCGGAAGGCCAGCAGCGTGTGGAAGTGCAGGGCGACCTGAACAATGCGCTAACCCAACAGCAAGGCCAGATTGACAACGCCGCGGTTGGCTCCACATTACCGACGGAACCGGCAACCGTTGCGCCAGTGCGTAATGGTGCTGCGGGGACGACGAGTACGGCACCGCGCCAGACGGCCACTACCGAACCCGCACCGCGTCAGACGACGCCTGCTCGCCCGGAACGCAAACAAGCGGTGATTGAGGCGAAGCCACAAACAAAACCACAGGCGACCGCGAAAACCACCACCAGCGCGCCGAAACCGGTCGCGCAGCCAAAACCGACCAGCACCCCGGCCAGCACGCCAGCGGCGACCGCGCAGACAAAACCTGCCGCGACAGCCACGACGGCACCGGCCGCGACGTCTGGCGGCAAAACAGCAGGTGATGTGGCTTCGCTGAAGTCTGCACCGTCAAGCCATTACACGCTGCAGCTCAGCAGTTCGTCTAACTACAACAACCTGAATGGTTGGGCGAAGAAAGAAAACCTGAAAAATTACGTTGTCTATGAGACTACCCGTAATGGTCAGCCGTGGTACGTGCTGGTGAGCGGTGTTTATGCCTCGAAAGATGACGCGAAACGCGCGGTTACCACGCTGCCTGCCGATGTTCAGGCAAAAAACCCGTGGGCAAAACCGTTGCACCAGGTCCAGGCCGATCTGAAGTAATGCATGGGCAAAAGCCCGGAGCGCAGGATGCTGTCGGAGCCCTTCTCCACAGCCGGAGAAAGTGTGTAAGTAGCCAGACAGCATGAAAAAAAATCGCGCTTTTTTGAAATGGGCAGGGGGGAAATACCCCCTGCTCGACGACATCAAAAAGCATTTGCCGAAAGGCGAGTGCCTGATTGAGCCTTTTGTGGGTGCCGGATCGGTGTTTCTCAATACCGATTTTTCCCGTTATATCCTTGCGGATATCAACAGCGATCTGATCAGTCTCTATAACATCGTTAAGACGCAAACGGAGACGTACGTCACAGCCGCGCGTGAAATGTTTACGCCTGTGACCAATACTTCCGAGCTGTACTATCAGTTTCGTGATGAGTTCAACCAGTGTCAGGATCCGCTACGACGCGCGGTGCTGTTTTTGTATCTGAACCGGCATGGTTACAATGGTTTGTGCCGTTACAACCTGAAGGGTGAGTTCAACGTACCGTTTGGTCGTTATAAAAAGCCCTACTTCCCGGAAGCTGAGTTGTATCATTTTGCGCAAAAGGCGCAGAATGCTTACTTCTATTGCGAGTCCTACGCTGACAGCCTGGCGCGCGCCGACAACAAAACCGTTGTCTATTGCGATCCGCCGTATGCGCCGCTTTCTGCGACCGCCAATTTTACGGCGTATCACACAAACAGCTTTAGTCTGGAACAGCAGGCGCATCTGGCACGGCTCGCGGAAGGGCTGGTGAATAACCACATTCCGGTGCTGATTTCGAACCATGATACGGCGCTGACGCGCGAATGGTATCAGCTGGCCAAACTGCATGTCGTGAAAGTGCGACGCAGCATCAGCAGTAATGGCGGCACACGTAAAAAGGTGGACGAACTGCTGGCGCTGTACCGCCCAGTCAACGTATCGACCGCTAAAAAATAATGCACGCGCCGGTCTGCCCGGCGCCCAAGGAGATGCGGATGAAACAGTATTTGATTGCCCCCTCAATTCTGTCGGCTGATTTTGCCCGCCTGGGTGAAGAGACGGCGAAAGCACTGGCTGCCGGTGCGGATGTCGTTCATTTCGACGTGATGGATAACCACTACGTTCCGAACCTGACGATTGGCCCGATGGTGCTGAAATCGCTGCGCAAATACGGCATCACAGCGCCGGTGGATGTGCATCTGATGGTCAAACCGGTTGATCGCATCATTCCTGATTTCGCCGCGGCTGGCGCCAGCATTATTACTTTCCATCCGGAAGCCTCCGAGCATGTTGACCGTTCCCTGCAACTGATTAAAGAACACGGCTGTAAAGCGGGACTGGTGTTTAACCCTGCCACCCCGCTGACCTATCTCGATCACGTTATGGACAAACTTGACGTTATTTTGCTGATGTCTGTCAACCCGGGCTTTGGCGGGCAGTCGTTCATTCCACATACGCTGGAAAAGCTGCGTGAAGTGCGCCGCCGCATTGATGAGTCAGGTTATGACATTCGTCTCGAAGTGGATGGCGGTGTTAAGGTAAGTAATATCGCGGAAATCGCGGCGGCAGGCGCAGATATGTTTGTTGCCGGTTCCGCTATTTTTGATCAGCCAGACTACAAGAAAGTGGTCGATGACATGCGTAGTGAACTGGCAAAGGTACGTCATGATTAATATGCAGTTGATAAAAGGCGTTGCGTTCGATCTCGACGGGACGTTGGTTGACAGCGCGCCGGGGCTCACCGCCGCCGTTGACAGCGCGCTGTATGCGCTGGAACTGCCGGTCGCGGGCGAAGAACGCGTCATCACCTGGATCGGTAACGGTGCGGATGTGTTGATGCAGCGCGCGCTGACCTGGGCGCGCCAGGAGCGCGCAACGCTGCGCGCCACGATGGGCAAACCGTCCGCAGATGACAGCGATATTCCCGCAGAAGAGCAGGTTCGTATTCTGCGTAAGCTGTTTGATCGTTACTATGCCGAGCATGCCGAAGCGGGCAGTTTTCTGTTCCCGGCGGTGGCCGAAACGCTCGGTGCGTTGCATGCCGGTGGTTTGCCGCTGGCGCTGGTGACCAACAAACCAACGCCGTTTGTCGCGCCGATCCTCGAGGCACTGGGCATTGCGCACCTGTTCGACGTTATTATTGGCGGCGACGATGTGCA from Trabulsiella odontotermitis includes the following:
- the dam gene encoding adenine-specific DNA-methyltransferase, yielding MKKNRAFLKWAGGKYPLLDDIKKHLPKGECLIEPFVGAGSVFLNTDFSRYILADINSDLISLYNIVKTQTETYVTAAREMFTPVTNTSELYYQFRDEFNQCQDPLRRAVLFLYLNRHGYNGLCRYNLKGEFNVPFGRYKKPYFPEAELYHFAQKAQNAYFYCESYADSLARADNKTVVYCDPPYAPLSATANFTAYHTNSFSLEQQAHLARLAEGLVNNHIPVLISNHDTALTREWYQLAKLHVVKVRRSISSNGGTRKKVDELLALYRPVNVSTAKK
- the rpe gene encoding ribulose-phosphate 3-epimerase → MKQYLIAPSILSADFARLGEETAKALAAGADVVHFDVMDNHYVPNLTIGPMVLKSLRKYGITAPVDVHLMVKPVDRIIPDFAAAGASIITFHPEASEHVDRSLQLIKEHGCKAGLVFNPATPLTYLDHVMDKLDVILLMSVNPGFGGQSFIPHTLEKLREVRRRIDESGYDIRLEVDGGVKVSNIAEIAAAGADMFVAGSAIFDQPDYKKVVDDMRSELAKVRHD
- the gph gene encoding phosphoglycolate phosphatase, giving the protein MINMQLIKGVAFDLDGTLVDSAPGLTAAVDSALYALELPVAGEERVITWIGNGADVLMQRALTWARQERATLRATMGKPSADDSDIPAEEQVRILRKLFDRYYAEHAEAGSFLFPAVAETLGALHAGGLPLALVTNKPTPFVAPILEALGIAHLFDVIIGGDDVQNKKPHPEPLLLVAERLGLAPQALLFVGDSRNDILAAKAAGCRCVGLTYGYNYGESIALSEPDVIFDRFDELLPAFGLPYSELQELKND
- the aroK gene encoding shikimate kinase AroK — its product is MAEKRNIFLVGPMGAGKSTIGRQLAQQLNMEFYDSDQEIEKRTGADVGWVFDVEGEEGFRDREEKIINELTEKQGIVLATGGGSVKSRETRNRLSARGVVVYLETTIEKQLARTQRDKKRPLLQVETPPREVLEALADERNPLYEEIADVTIRTDDQSAKVVANQIVHMLESN
- the aroB gene encoding 3-dehydroquinate synthase, whose product is MERLTVTLGERSYPITIAAGLFDESASFLPLKSGDQVMLVTNETLAPLYLNTLRSVLEKAGVKVDSVILPDGEQYKSLTVLDQVFTALLQKPHGRDTTLVALGGGVVGDLTGFAAASYQRGVRFIQVPTTLLSQVDSSVGGKTAVNHPLGKNMIGAFWQPASVVVDLNCLKTLPTRELSSGLAEVIKYGIILDGDFFSWLEQNIDALMALDEKAMAYCIRRCCELKAEVVAADERETGLRALLNLGHTFGHAIEAEMGYGNWLHGEAVAAGMVMAAHASERLGQFNAQDTQRIIALLRRAGLPVTGPREMSAQAYLPHMMRDKKVLAGELRLVLPLAIGKSEVRGGVSHQVVLDAIADTQQELK
- the damX gene encoding cell division protein DamX: MDEFKPEDELKPDPSDRRAGRSRQSSDRDNEPQINFDDVDFDTDDRRPTHARRAREEEEEYYESDDEYEEQDASVERRPRKRKKAAASKPASRQYIMMGLGILVLLLLIIGIGSALQAPSTPSSNEQTASTERSIDLSGSTATDQANGAQPAPGDTAGGQTANNAPQDVSVPPISSTPTQGQVNTAPEGQQRVEVQGDLNNALTQQQGQIDNAAVGSTLPTEPATVAPVRNGAAGTTSTAPRQTATTEPAPRQTTPARPERKQAVIEAKPQTKPQATAKTTTSAPKPVAQPKPTSTPASTPAATAQTKPAATATTAPAATSGGKTAGDVASLKSAPSSHYTLQLSSSSNYNNLNGWAKKENLKNYVVYETTRNGQPWYVLVSGVYASKDDAKRAVTTLPADVQAKNPWAKPLHQVQADLK